TGGGTCTTCATCTGGCGGCCCTGGTGGGCTCGGCTGTGGCGGCCTGGTCAGTGGGTCTGCGCCGAGGCTGACAATGTCGCCGACATCATCGTCTCGGCGGTGGCGATCACATGAACCTGCCCCTGGTCACCTGCCGCTATGAACGCCAGCGGGTCGCCTCCACCCGCTGGACCACTCTGCGCCTGCTCGGCCACGCCGACTTCCCTGCCACTCCGTATTCGGCACCCGTAGCACGTCAGTGGGTCCGTCACCTGCTGGCCGGAAAAGTCGCCGAGGCAGCCCTCGATGACGTGATGTTGCTGCTCAGCGAAGTCGTTACCAACGCTGTCGTCCACTCTGACTCCAGCCACAGCCCCAGCGGGTCGGTGACCGTCTGCTTGGCTGCGGGCGACGGTCGCCTGCACATCGAGGTCATAGACGATGGCTCGGCTGGAAGTATCCCCTTCGTCCGAGCCAGCGACCCCGACAGT
Above is a genomic segment from Streptosporangium album containing:
- a CDS encoding ATP-binding protein — encoded protein: MNLPLVTCRYERQRVASTRWTTLRLLGHADFPATPYSAPVARQWVRHLLAGKVAEAALDDVMLLLSEVVTNAVVHSDSSHSPSGSVTVCLAAGDGRLHIEVIDDGSAGSIPFVRASDPDSDGGRGLLLVDLIATDWGAHHDQSSTVVWFHLPSGTSGQPF